From a single Adhaeribacter swui genomic region:
- a CDS encoding gluconate 2-dehydrogenase subunit 3 family protein, with the protein MNRREALSAVAFLMGTAVIGAEAFLTGCQRSTATDELFSIQDVSLLNEVADTILPTTKSSPGAKAANIGAFIKTMVTDCYQEIDQQTFTAGLKKLQEISQTQFNKAFEDLMPSQKHTLVVSLDREAKNYQQDKAEGQPNHYFTNLKQLTLLGYFTSEPGATLALRYLPVPGRFIGCMPYEPGTKAWAM; encoded by the coding sequence ATGAACAGACGAGAAGCATTATCGGCGGTTGCTTTTTTAATGGGTACAGCGGTTATAGGAGCCGAGGCTTTTTTAACCGGCTGCCAGCGTTCGACCGCAACAGATGAACTATTCTCTATTCAGGATGTGTCGTTGCTGAATGAAGTAGCCGACACTATATTGCCCACTACCAAGTCTTCGCCGGGAGCCAAAGCAGCCAACATAGGTGCATTTATAAAAACCATGGTTACCGATTGCTACCAGGAAATAGACCAGCAAACGTTTACGGCAGGCTTAAAAAAGCTGCAGGAAATTAGCCAAACCCAATTTAATAAGGCTTTCGAAGATTTAATGCCATCGCAAAAACATACGTTAGTTGTTAGCCTGGATCGCGAAGCCAAAAATTACCAGCAAGATAAAGCAGAAGGCCAACCCAATCATTACTTTACTAATTTAAAACAGCTCACATTATTGGGCTATTTCACTTCGGAACCCGGCGCTACCCTAGCTTTGCGCTACTTGCCGGTGCCGGGCCGCTTTATTGGTTGTATGCCTTATGAGCCGGGTACCAAAGCTTGGGCAATGTAA
- a CDS encoding Gfo/Idh/MocA family protein encodes MNRTKVAILGAGFISDIHLECYHRFIPEAEVVAVYARNRNKAQAFAEKHHIAQYYDDYEKAILESACEVVDICLPNFLHAQVTLKAAAAGKHVIIEKPLAVTLEEADAMIAACKQNNVKLMYAEELCFAPKYERARFLVKEGAVGDIYMLKNSEKHSGPHSDWFYDINQAGGGVLMDMGCHALGWFRWMLGNAKVSSVYATMNTVLHQGRTKGEDNSVVIVEFENKVTCIAEDSWAKHGGMDDRSEIYGTGGVIYADLFMGNSAVTYSKNGYGYAMEKADTTQGWSFTVFEEVFNQGYPHELKHFIQCVREDLQPLVTGEDGRAVLEIIYAAYASAGTGKKITLPFAPEVTKPIDLWLNPGAAE; translated from the coding sequence ATGAACAGAACCAAAGTAGCCATTTTGGGAGCGGGATTTATTTCGGATATTCATCTGGAGTGTTACCACCGGTTTATTCCGGAAGCCGAAGTAGTAGCGGTTTATGCCCGTAACCGGAATAAGGCCCAAGCATTTGCCGAGAAACACCACATTGCCCAATATTACGATGACTACGAAAAAGCCATTTTGGAGTCGGCTTGTGAGGTGGTAGATATTTGTTTGCCTAATTTCTTGCACGCCCAAGTAACTTTAAAAGCTGCTGCTGCCGGTAAACACGTGATTATTGAAAAGCCTTTGGCTGTTACTTTGGAAGAAGCCGATGCCATGATTGCTGCTTGTAAACAAAACAACGTAAAGCTGATGTACGCCGAAGAACTTTGCTTTGCGCCTAAATACGAGCGGGCCCGGTTTTTGGTAAAAGAAGGAGCCGTAGGCGATATATACATGCTGAAAAACTCCGAAAAACATTCCGGGCCGCATTCCGATTGGTTTTACGATATTAACCAGGCGGGTGGGGGCGTACTCATGGACATGGGATGCCACGCTTTAGGTTGGTTCCGGTGGATGTTGGGCAATGCCAAAGTAAGCAGCGTATACGCCACCATGAACACTGTTTTGCACCAGGGGCGCACGAAAGGCGAAGATAACTCGGTGGTAATCGTGGAATTTGAAAATAAAGTAACCTGCATTGCCGAAGACAGTTGGGCCAAACACGGCGGCATGGACGACCGCAGTGAAATTTACGGTACCGGCGGGGTAATCTATGCCGATTTGTTTATGGGTAACTCCGCGGTTACTTACAGCAAAAACGGTTACGGGTATGCCATGGAAAAAGCCGATACTACCCAAGGTTGGAGCTTTACCGTGTTCGAAGAAGTGTTCAACCAAGGCTATCCGCACGAATTAAAACATTTTATCCAGTGCGTGCGCGAAGATTTACAGCCCCTGGTTACCGGCGAAGACGGCCGGGCGGTGCTGGAAATTATTTACGCGGCTTATGCTTCGGCGGGTACAGGTAAAAAAATAACCCTGCCGTTTGCCCCTGAAGTAACTAAACCCATTGATCTTTGGCTCAATCCAGGCGCAGCAGAATAA
- a CDS encoding GMC oxidoreductase, with protein sequence MAVEAPQINTKGKAQNTYDAIIIGSGISGGWAAKELCDKGLKTLVLERGRNVEHNKDYPTANKDLWEFPHRGGMTRQFLKDNPIISKAAGFGEDTAHFFIQDKDHPYVQEKPFDWIRGYQVGGKSLTWGRACQRWSNFEFTAPARYGYGLDWPIRYDDVAPWYSHVEKFAGVCGHQDGIEAMPDGEFLPPFDLNCVEAHVQKRIKEHFPDRHLVQARWAHITQPTETHLKLGRGKCQARNLCMRGCPYGAYFSSVSATLPWAARTGNLTVRPFSVVHSIIYDEQKNKATGVRIIDAQTKAVTDYFARIIFVNASALNTNLILLNSTSNRFPQGLGNDNGLMGKYVAFHNYRASVNGDLAGFEDFYYFGRNPTEPIIANYRNLHQQDTDYLGGFTTFMGAYRQRGNTASLTEEIGAAYKEALTQPGGWRVYMYMQGETIPKESNHVRLSTTDKDQWGIPQLITSVGYDDNDEKMIKDFLAQSTAMLEKAGCTNIKQNDSKQAPGLDIHEMGGVRMGHDPKTSLLNKYNQLHHCPNVFVTDGACMTSTGNQSPSILYMALTARAADHAAKEMKNGNL encoded by the coding sequence ATGGCAGTGGAAGCACCACAGATAAATACCAAGGGCAAGGCCCAAAATACCTACGATGCTATTATCATCGGTTCGGGAATAAGTGGCGGGTGGGCCGCCAAAGAGTTGTGCGATAAAGGTTTAAAAACCCTGGTGCTGGAGCGGGGCCGCAACGTAGAACACAACAAAGATTATCCCACCGCCAACAAAGATTTATGGGAATTTCCGCACCGGGGCGGCATGACCCGGCAATTTTTAAAAGATAACCCGATTATCAGCAAAGCCGCCGGTTTTGGCGAAGATACCGCGCATTTTTTTATTCAGGACAAAGACCATCCCTACGTGCAGGAAAAGCCTTTTGATTGGATCCGGGGCTACCAGGTAGGCGGTAAATCGTTAACCTGGGGCCGCGCTTGCCAGCGTTGGAGCAATTTTGAATTTACTGCTCCGGCCCGGTACGGCTACGGTTTAGATTGGCCCATTCGCTACGACGATGTGGCTCCCTGGTATTCGCACGTCGAAAAGTTTGCCGGGGTTTGCGGCCACCAAGATGGTATTGAAGCCATGCCGGATGGGGAATTTCTGCCGCCTTTTGATTTAAACTGCGTGGAAGCGCACGTCCAGAAAAGGATAAAAGAACATTTCCCGGACCGGCATTTAGTGCAAGCCCGTTGGGCGCACATAACCCAACCCACCGAAACGCACTTAAAATTAGGCAGGGGTAAATGCCAGGCGCGTAATTTGTGCATGCGGGGTTGCCCGTACGGGGCGTATTTTAGTTCGGTTTCGGCTACTTTGCCCTGGGCGGCGCGTACCGGCAACTTAACCGTGCGGCCTTTTTCGGTGGTGCATTCTATTATTTACGACGAGCAGAAAAACAAAGCTACCGGCGTGCGCATTATTGATGCGCAAACTAAAGCCGTTACAGATTATTTTGCCCGGATAATTTTTGTGAATGCCTCGGCTTTAAATACCAACTTAATTCTGTTAAATTCTACCTCTAACCGCTTTCCGCAGGGTTTGGGTAATGACAACGGCTTAATGGGAAAATACGTGGCTTTTCATAACTACCGGGCCAGCGTAAACGGCGATTTAGCTGGTTTTGAAGATTTTTATTACTTCGGCCGCAATCCTACCGAACCTATTATTGCCAACTACCGGAATTTACATCAACAAGATACCGATTACCTGGGCGGTTTTACCACTTTTATGGGTGCTTACCGGCAGCGGGGCAACACCGCTAGCCTAACCGAAGAAATTGGTGCCGCATACAAAGAAGCTTTAACGCAGCCCGGCGGCTGGCGCGTGTACATGTACATGCAAGGCGAAACCATACCCAAAGAAAGCAACCACGTGCGCTTAAGTACCACCGATAAAGACCAGTGGGGCATTCCGCAGCTTATTACCTCGGTGGGTTACGACGACAACGACGAGAAAATGATTAAAGATTTTCTGGCGCAAAGCACGGCCATGCTGGAAAAAGCCGGTTGTACCAACATCAAACAAAACGACAGCAAGCAAGCGCCTGGTCTGGATATTCACGAAATGGGTGGCGTGCGCATGGGCCACGATCCTAAAACATCGTTACTGAATAAGTATAACCAACTGCACCATTGCCCCAACGTGTTTGTAACCGATGGCGCCTGCATGACGAGTACCGGTAACCAAAGTCCGTCGATATTATACATGGCGCTTACGGCCCGTGCTGCCGACCACGCCGCTAAAGAAATGAAAAATGGGAACTTGTAA
- the tamL gene encoding translocation and assembly module lipoprotein TamL: protein MIRFYLLRLFVLRRLVVAASGLLLLVLASCSSTKTLPPGRKLYIGHKLELQSDTIIPTKKTLEPELESVITPKPNTSFLGIRPTLWINNIGNPNKKKGLAAWIRRKFGQEPVLLDSVKTKNVVSLLSNRLSNNGYFGSRVTYEVKEEKERMVRVIYRAQVSAPYRIKEIIWPSGDSISEASKAMAATQKTSLLKVGQVYNLNTLIAERTRIDGELKNQGFFFFGPDVIIFKADSMRHDRTINLYVQLKPETPARAKRAYRLNDISIFTDYRVGYETPPKTPPVEIQGYKYYPNELTLKAKRLLPSVFLTPDSLYTRRDHALTLSRLMGLGTFQYVDLKFFEVDAEPNLLNAEMRLTPIVNQSLRAEAEYVSKSNSFTGPGINLNYRHRNLGRGAELFVVTLNANQETQVGGSRKDEQKTGTDNNTANASLNSFSVGVTADLYIPRIISPIKGLRNVRSEFVPKTRFRVGANYMNRVGFFQMTGYNASYSYIWKPKATITHEFTPINLQYVNLARVSPEFQARLDTSAYLRQSFENQFILGGIYNFNYNDQARADLRNHFYFNANIDASGNLFSLVNQSGTLFNQAYAQYTRLDLDTRYYLKLTKGSMIAMRLLTGVGFTYGNSRTLPYVKQFFIGGPNSLRAFRSRAVGPGTYQDTSATSFFDQTGDIRFEANVEYRVDLFPYVKGALFVDAGNIWLSREAVNKETGQNEKQGAKFEPNKFFQQLAVGVGPGIRIDAQVIVLRFDVGFPLRIPTRQPEDYLPNEKPFPSPSRKPILNIAIGYPF, encoded by the coding sequence ATGATACGATTTTATCTTCTGCGCTTATTTGTTCTTCGCCGTTTGGTAGTGGCTGCGTCTGGTCTGTTGTTGCTGGTTCTGGCAAGTTGCAGCAGCACCAAAACCTTGCCGCCCGGCCGCAAATTATACATTGGCCATAAACTCGAACTGCAATCCGATACTATCATTCCTACAAAAAAAACACTGGAACCCGAGCTGGAAAGTGTGATCACACCCAAGCCCAACACCTCGTTTTTAGGTATCCGCCCTACTTTGTGGATTAATAATATTGGCAACCCCAACAAAAAGAAAGGATTAGCCGCCTGGATCCGGCGCAAATTCGGGCAGGAGCCGGTATTGTTGGATTCGGTAAAAACTAAAAATGTGGTGAGCTTATTGAGCAACCGGCTGAGTAACAATGGCTATTTTGGTTCGCGGGTTACCTACGAAGTTAAAGAAGAAAAAGAGCGCATGGTCCGGGTAATTTACCGCGCCCAGGTAAGCGCGCCTTACCGCATCAAAGAAATTATATGGCCTTCCGGCGATTCTATCAGCGAAGCTTCTAAAGCCATGGCAGCTACGCAAAAAACCTCGCTGTTAAAAGTGGGCCAAGTGTATAATCTAAACACTTTAATTGCGGAACGCACCCGCATTGATGGGGAATTAAAAAATCAAGGATTCTTCTTTTTCGGCCCCGACGTAATTATTTTTAAAGCCGATAGCATGCGCCACGACCGCACCATTAATTTATACGTGCAGCTAAAGCCCGAAACTCCGGCCCGGGCCAAACGCGCCTACCGCTTAAACGATATTTCCATATTTACAGATTACCGGGTTGGTTACGAAACTCCGCCTAAAACACCACCAGTAGAGATACAAGGGTATAAATACTATCCCAATGAATTAACTTTAAAGGCCAAACGCTTGTTGCCTTCGGTATTTTTAACGCCAGATTCGTTGTACACCCGGCGCGATCATGCCTTAACGCTGAGCCGGTTAATGGGATTAGGTACCTTTCAGTACGTCGATTTAAAGTTTTTTGAAGTAGATGCCGAACCCAACCTGTTAAACGCCGAAATGCGCTTAACCCCGATTGTTAATCAATCGCTCCGAGCCGAAGCAGAATACGTGAGCAAAAGCAACAGTTTTACCGGTCCGGGCATTAACCTGAATTACCGGCACCGGAACCTGGGTCGGGGAGCGGAGTTATTTGTGGTTACCTTAAACGCCAACCAGGAAACCCAGGTGGGCGGCAGCCGCAAAGACGAACAAAAAACTGGCACCGATAACAATACGGCCAATGCCTCGCTTAATTCTTTTTCGGTGGGGGTTACCGCCGATTTATACATTCCCCGGATTATTTCGCCGATTAAGGGTTTACGCAACGTACGCAGCGAATTTGTACCTAAAACCCGTTTCCGGGTAGGCGCTAACTACATGAATCGGGTAGGCTTTTTCCAGATGACCGGCTACAACGCCAGCTACAGCTACATCTGGAAACCAAAAGCCACGATTACCCACGAGTTTACCCCCATTAACCTGCAATACGTGAACCTGGCGCGGGTTTCCCCCGAGTTCCAGGCCCGGTTAGATACCAGCGCCTATTTGCGGCAAAGTTTCGAAAACCAGTTTATCTTGGGCGGGATTTATAATTTTAATTACAATGACCAGGCTCGTGCCGATTTACGCAACCATTTTTACTTTAATGCCAATATTGATGCCTCGGGTAACTTGTTTAGTTTAGTGAACCAAAGCGGCACGTTATTTAACCAAGCTTATGCCCAGTACACCCGCCTGGACCTGGATACGCGGTATTATTTAAAATTAACCAAAGGCAGCATGATAGCGATGCGCCTGCTTACGGGCGTGGGCTTTACCTACGGCAACTCCCGGACATTGCCCTACGTGAAACAATTTTTTATAGGTGGACCAAACAGTTTACGAGCCTTTAGGTCGCGGGCTGTGGGGCCTGGTACCTACCAGGATACTAGTGCTACCAGTTTCTTTGATCAAACCGGCGACATCCGTTTTGAAGCGAACGTGGAATACCGGGTTGATTTATTCCCCTACGTGAAAGGTGCTTTGTTTGTGGATGCCGGTAATATCTGGTTATCGCGGGAAGCAGTTAATAAAGAAACCGGCCAAAATGAAAAACAAGGCGCTAAGTTTGAGCCGAACAAGTTTTTTCAACAATTAGCCGTTGGCGTAGGCCCCGGTATCCGGATTGATGCGCAGGTAATTGTTTTGCGCTTTGATGTAGGCTTTCCGCTCCGGATTCCAACGCGCCAACCCGAGGATTATTTACCCAACGAAAAACCATTTCCATCGCCTAGCCGCAAACCTATCCTGAATATTGCTATTGGCTACCCGTTCTAA